From the Candidatus Peribacteria bacterium genome, one window contains:
- a CDS encoding S-layer homology domain-containing protein produces MSRSFLTFIAGVTLAIAIPTMAQTYRSTFPDVPADSSSAADIERMAELGIIRGYENGWFGPNNSVTRAQVAIMLNRYDQTVIQPLRDQLNAINKELGLNQMCNGHVVGDAYKSPDGCNTCTCTLQGEICTLRACAPTSKSSSSKSSSRASSKSSGAVCGNAICEAGEDLYCPPCEPGKVCAQYCIAGSCMRDCRASSSSSVSSAFGCRPYMCNDGTTIPACTDDGHVINYFAPPCMTHGGESQSSR; encoded by the coding sequence ATGTCACGATCCTTCCTCACTTTTATAGCCGGCGTAACGCTTGCTATCGCCATTCCGACAATGGCACAAACCTATCGCTCCACCTTTCCGGATGTTCCGGCTGATTCGTCATCAGCCGCAGATATTGAACGCATGGCCGAACTCGGCATTATCCGTGGCTACGAAAACGGCTGGTTTGGACCGAATAATTCAGTCACACGTGCGCAAGTTGCCATTATGCTGAACCGATACGATCAGACGGTGATACAGCCGCTGCGTGATCAGCTGAATGCCATCAATAAAGAGTTGGGTTTGAATCAGATGTGTAACGGCCATGTGGTTGGAGACGCATACAAATCTCCCGATGGCTGTAATACATGCACGTGTACCCTTCAGGGTGAAATCTGCACACTCAGGGCATGTGCACCAACCTCTAAAAGCAGCTCATCCAAATCATCATCACGCGCTTCATCCAAGAGTTCGGGGGCAGTGTGTGGCAATGCTATCTGCGAAGCGGGAGAGGATCTCTACTGTCCTCCGTGCGAACCCGGAAAAGTCTGCGCCCAGTATTGCATAGCCGGAAGCTGCATGCGTGATTGCAGGGCATCAAGCTCGTCTTCCGTGAGCAGTGCGTTTGGGTGTCGGCCGTACATGTGCAATGACGGTACAACAATTCCTGCATGTACCGACGACGGGCATGTCATTAACTACTTTGCTCCACCCTGCATGACCCACGGAGGCGAATCGCAATCTTCCCGTTGA
- a CDS encoding fibronectin type III domain-containing protein produces the protein MNTHTTCRRRARTLLVAASVVLSMQTQAFAQSFEMLPPLGDGREYAAGPSTNNTANNGAMNGAATDAAAQGTMFELRPHCDSAEYRTAFAVAPKEGVAPVPDSSCASYEVKDPLTRQTSELREGDALDMDLIIKNPTSKPIQRFRAWIAYDPTVMEGELIEVANAFPTPTPGENDFSTTDGMIKVSGAATTPQNGQSIIVARIRLHMLPGTQTAVPMTFYDATGTVGSHTAIITMDGSTETNSATATPGSLLVKVLPSATGGTASSTPVAGSVSSSTESLASSSVSSAGDNASSAPSGSTSGVFEMLQVQQLKVTTEGSSVFLAWNKLPSADLVGYNVYYGTISGQYLQKRSVDKNSTNITIRALPEGVTYYFAVRGVSKDNRETDFSQEVGISVGNPATSTSPLSASAINRAPNTPRTGGNVSGETGPASTVMLFVLLSAVIGTGLAFRRQLSAKV, from the coding sequence ATGAACACACACACAACCTGTCGCCGGCGCGCCCGCACTCTGCTTGTTGCAGCCAGCGTTGTGCTGTCTATGCAGACACAGGCATTTGCGCAGTCTTTCGAAATGCTCCCGCCGCTTGGCGATGGACGTGAGTACGCTGCTGGCCCGTCTACAAACAATACTGCGAACAATGGTGCAATGAACGGTGCTGCAACAGATGCTGCAGCTCAGGGCACTATGTTTGAACTTCGTCCGCACTGTGACAGTGCGGAGTACCGCACAGCGTTTGCCGTTGCACCAAAAGAAGGGGTTGCACCCGTACCGGATTCTTCCTGTGCGTCGTACGAGGTGAAAGACCCGCTCACGCGACAGACGTCTGAACTGCGTGAGGGGGATGCACTCGACATGGATCTCATCATCAAGAATCCGACGTCCAAACCTATTCAGCGCTTCCGCGCATGGATTGCGTATGACCCGACCGTCATGGAAGGAGAATTGATTGAAGTTGCAAATGCCTTCCCGACACCGACTCCGGGTGAAAACGATTTCTCTACGACTGACGGTATGATCAAAGTCAGCGGCGCTGCAACAACTCCTCAGAACGGACAGAGCATTATTGTTGCACGCATCCGCCTGCACATGCTGCCCGGGACACAGACCGCTGTTCCCATGACGTTTTATGACGCAACAGGAACAGTCGGCAGTCACACGGCTATCATCACGATGGATGGTTCCACGGAGACAAATAGCGCAACAGCAACCCCGGGCTCTCTTCTGGTGAAGGTCTTGCCGTCTGCTACCGGCGGAACAGCAAGTTCTACTCCGGTCGCTGGTTCTGTCTCTTCATCCACTGAATCATTGGCGTCCTCATCTGTGTCATCTGCTGGCGACAATGCATCCTCTGCACCGTCTGGATCGACTTCTGGTGTCTTTGAAATGCTCCAGGTACAGCAGCTGAAAGTTACAACGGAAGGAAGTTCTGTCTTCCTTGCATGGAACAAGCTGCCGTCCGCAGATCTCGTCGGTTACAACGTGTATTACGGCACTATCAGCGGACAGTATCTGCAGAAGCGCAGCGTGGACAAGAACAGTACGAACATTACTATCCGCGCTTTGCCGGAAGGGGTGACGTACTACTTTGCCGTCCGCGGCGTCTCGAAAGATAACCGTGAAACAGACTTCAGCCAGGAAGTTGGTATCAGTGTCGGTAATCCTGCAACGTCAACGTCTCCATTGAGTGCAAGCGCCATTAATCGCGCACCAAACACTCCGCGCACTGGAGGCAATGTGTCCGGAGAAACCGGCCCCGCATCGACTGTTATGCTCTTTGTCCTCTTGTCTGCCGTCATCGGCACAGGACTCGCATTCCGCAGACAGCTCAGCGCCAAAGTATGA
- a CDS encoding S-layer homology domain-containing protein, which translates to MFSTVAGIIALLVPLSYGAEGKFDDVPSTAAHAEAIEYLRSKEIISGYKDNTFRPERTVNRAEFVKVLTKLMVSPNEIDECTRTNRDRFTDVPMSSWFASFVCAAKAKGFINGYEDNTFHPAETMNIAEASKILAVAFDLHLGEKDPALWYKPYVTALTGVNAIPADVRATGESLTRGVMADMLWRLKESKTDQPAANEHALIAAQCDWFAEESIPRVDMQEVRRVWTKWINDVRTSMNLAPYTQDKQLNKTAVLWSQRSRDIGSITHKRPGQTAYYDYKGIEGWFSKQDIDFANVKSSTFTENIGWGIFKCKKQDCTQDLIDSIRTTFDFFMSEKGKAYSPHYNSIVEPQFRLIGTGISADPSTGKYFITTHYGTSITSNPDPVCL; encoded by the coding sequence GTGTTTTCCACTGTAGCCGGAATCATCGCTTTACTGGTGCCTTTGTCCTATGGGGCGGAGGGGAAATTCGACGATGTTCCGTCAACCGCCGCTCATGCGGAGGCAATTGAATATCTGAGATCCAAAGAAATTATTTCCGGATACAAGGACAATACATTCCGCCCTGAGCGCACAGTCAACCGTGCGGAATTTGTGAAGGTCCTCACAAAGCTGATGGTCAGCCCGAATGAGATAGATGAATGCACACGGACCAACCGTGACAGATTTACTGATGTCCCCATGAGCAGCTGGTTTGCATCTTTTGTGTGCGCCGCAAAAGCAAAAGGATTCATCAATGGATATGAAGACAATACGTTCCATCCGGCTGAGACAATGAATATTGCAGAAGCATCAAAAATTCTTGCCGTTGCATTTGATCTTCATCTTGGCGAGAAAGATCCAGCTCTGTGGTACAAGCCTTATGTCACAGCGCTTACCGGAGTAAACGCAATTCCCGCAGATGTCCGAGCGACCGGTGAATCACTGACACGCGGTGTCATGGCAGACATGCTCTGGCGCCTGAAAGAATCAAAAACAGATCAGCCTGCAGCCAATGAACACGCGCTTATTGCAGCACAGTGCGATTGGTTTGCCGAAGAGAGCATTCCCCGGGTTGATATGCAGGAAGTGCGCAGAGTCTGGACCAAGTGGATAAATGACGTACGAACCAGTATGAATCTTGCGCCCTACACGCAGGATAAGCAGCTCAATAAAACAGCAGTACTCTGGTCACAGCGCTCGAGAGATATCGGAAGCATTACACACAAACGTCCGGGGCAAACCGCATACTACGATTACAAAGGTATCGAAGGGTGGTTTTCCAAGCAGGACATCGATTTTGCCAATGTGAAAAGTTCCACCTTTACAGAAAATATCGGCTGGGGGATTTTCAAATGCAAAAAACAAGATTGCACGCAGGACCTCATTGATTCCATCCGCACAACATTCGATTTCTTTATGAGCGAAAAAGGAAAAGCATACAGCCCGCATTACAACAGTATCGTGGAGCCACAGTTCCGTCTGATCGGTACAGGAATTTCTGCTGATCCTTCAACGGGAAAATATTTCATCACGACGCATTACGGAACATCGATTACATCAAATCCAGATCCAGTGTGTCTGTAA
- the holA gene encoding DNA polymerase III subunit delta: MAPFFLFTGENTFLLRTERHRWMQEFRKKHGEDNCTIIDGQKLTIRTLLDDVAVLPFLADKRLVIVDTVPKCSREEVQALAAGIHPQVIVAFCDPKPDKRSSGVKEILATADVKEFAPLKGSALRQWADTFARDEGATLEPAARDALIEFLGEDMDLLSQEIRKLALYATGRSVTRMDVEMMTIPSDEGIVWRMTDLLCEGSRIEALTYAKRMLDRGGDAYGLWAILLSMLKNLVLVRAAVQSGMTSSKDIADATAVHIFALRSLLPYAKRIKDEDTKRFLEWAVHADRDLKTGVIRSTDEAPQELQALIDEFILHSP, translated from the coding sequence GTGGCACCCTTCTTCCTCTTTACCGGCGAAAACACGTTTTTGCTCCGTACAGAGCGTCACCGCTGGATGCAGGAATTCCGCAAAAAGCATGGTGAGGATAACTGTACCATTATTGACGGACAGAAATTGACAATCAGAACATTACTTGACGATGTAGCAGTTTTACCGTTTCTTGCGGATAAGCGTTTGGTGATTGTCGACACAGTGCCCAAATGTTCACGTGAGGAAGTTCAGGCCCTGGCAGCAGGAATACATCCTCAGGTCATCGTTGCTTTTTGTGATCCGAAACCAGACAAGCGGAGCAGTGGCGTGAAAGAAATTCTCGCAACGGCAGACGTGAAAGAATTTGCCCCTTTGAAAGGTTCGGCACTCAGGCAATGGGCAGATACTTTTGCGCGTGATGAAGGAGCAACGCTTGAGCCTGCTGCACGCGATGCGCTGATTGAATTTTTGGGAGAAGATATGGATCTGCTCTCACAGGAAATACGGAAGCTCGCTCTCTACGCAACGGGCCGCTCTGTGACACGGATGGATGTAGAAATGATGACCATTCCGTCTGATGAGGGCATTGTCTGGCGCATGACGGATTTACTGTGTGAAGGATCTCGTATCGAGGCACTCACGTATGCAAAACGCATGCTGGACCGTGGCGGTGATGCATATGGACTCTGGGCGATTTTGCTGTCCATGCTGAAAAATCTGGTACTTGTCCGTGCTGCCGTGCAAAGTGGCATGACGTCCTCCAAAGACATAGCCGATGCGACTGCAGTCCATATTTTTGCACTGCGGTCATTATTGCCCTATGCCAAGCGCATCAAAGACGAAGATACCAAGCGTTTTCTGGAGTGGGCAGTGCATGCCGATCGGGATTTGAAAACCGGCGTTATCCGCTCGACAGATGAGGCGCCACAGGAGCTGCAGGCATTGATTGACGAGTTTATCCTGCACTCGCCGTAA